The Astyanax mexicanus isolate ESR-SI-001 unplaced genomic scaffold, AstMex3_surface scaffold_34, whole genome shotgun sequence sequence TATTCAGTCGTGGTGTAGACATCTCCAGACGGTACATCATCCTCTTCTGCTGCAGAACATCAAAGAAAGAAGGCGGAGTCAGTTCACATCATTaatattctggtttattattcaaaataattgaacccaaaccaaagcaaacagagggagaaacgcttcaaGTATAAAAAatactcatcaactgatccggatcataggaTCATAGAAACCACAGCCAATGCCAATAAATATTTCTACCTTGTCAAAAGTAAGATAAGGAGGCATGTCACAATACCATATTTTGGTGGACTATATATCATCCCAGGAATTATTGCATTAAACGATATTATTGTccttttaaaaccattaaaattCCACTGACAAAGTGAGAATagtatagcataacaaagcaattatacaaatatattataaaacaacatttaaaataatcatagtttggaaaaatatatatttttcttcacctgctgcagtccacactgtttgTACGGAGTCACGATTAAAGCAGtggtcatttagcatgactgtCTAAAATAATGTttgctgttatatatgtgaaaaatatcacgattatcaaatattttgAGATCATGTCcacttattgtatgataaatcgataatgtaattattgtgacaggcctaaagaTAAGTTTTATTAAATTCTGCAAAATGTAGATTCAAAAACATTCAGATACTCAGATTTTAAGATATAGAACAGAATATGCTTACCGTTCTTCTTTGGGAAACACTTTGTTGAGAGAAGAGATGCTAACGCTAACAGCAGAAGAACACTGCCCACAGCTACGAACACCATCCAGAACTCTGCGAGGTGACATATCACATGTTTCACTCAGACATTTTAGACTATTTATAAGTGAtctattaattttatttcacatttcttTGAAAGTCATTCATAGTGAGGCCCCTCTGCTTAAATCTGTATATATAGAATTGTGGTGAGGAGTTTTTATAGCCATCAGTGACTCATCATCACTCGACTCAACGCTACTGTTATTTTAATCTTTTCAGAATGAGTGTACACACTTATACACGCATAAGTGAACTTGGAGGCCTTGAGCACCATCTGAACAACATGGGGCGTGTAGATTCTATTATAAGAAAagacagaatagtaaataaaataacattgctgttcccgtaaatgagctgctggagctccttcacagcgtcaaccagcagctcagtttcctctgctgagaagagtttgttgaacacgtccaggtagctgcactgttacaatagcaatccaccaaagacagagctcacctgatctactcttaaagagaatgatgagccagagacactctgattggtttatttcatgttatgcccaaaattaattaaccaATGATTAACTCATGATTATTAAGAagattagtacatgacttttgtgcatttGGAATTGTCCTGATGTTACTatagtaaagacacactgacactgcctACATCAAGCTGCATATATTGCCCATAGATCTGTTTGTGAAAGTGTGCATAAGGCTACACATTTGTTATTTGCTGCGTATCTATGTGTGAGTATCAAGCGAAGGATGTAATCCTAAACTCTCATTAATCATTCTGTAGAACATCTGATGGAAGCAGCGTATAGCTGACCTTTAGCTGAGCGCTCCACTGTTGTGGTGGTTGAGGTTTCAGTTCTCTCTGCAGGTGTTGTTCTAGTGGTGGAAGTGGGTAAACTGGTTGAGGTTGTAGAGTATATCACTGGACCTAAAACACAGAAAAACGTGTTAATTAGGTTCAGTTTTAAGGTCACGAtctattatcagaatactgtgataaaaaaaaacaaagatttgtaATTCTTTTCATCATATTTTTAAAACGTCGGattgctcatcgctatcttaaaccctgccaaaagtctattttcactccttcttcCTGTccggtttaaacagcagcagatcttctgaatatatctacactgatgggcgtggtgttctggaaatgaggtgtgttcaggtacatttctggagttttgcttgtttatcttggtaacagaaaacacagaagctccactgactgaatacaacctagacagacgccaacagtcagacgttcatcgctatcttggcaacttttacatcaacaataaacagaatagtaaataaaataacattaacattgttcccgtaaatgagctgctggagctccttcacagcgtcaactaGCAGTTTTTTCATGAAGCGTTTGtagaacacgtccaggtagctgcatcgttaaaatagcaatccaccaaggtcagagctcacctgatctactcttgaAGAGAATGATGAGCTAGAGATACTCTacatggtttatttcacgttacgcccaaaattaattaaccacacccatgattaattaagataattagtacataacttttgcacatttcgacTTGTgcaagtgtacttttcccgatgtTATGATGGCAAAGACAccctgaaacccctaaataaagctgcatggtgcacggctgATGGCTCGTCTACAGATCGCTACAATAGGAACACTGCAGATCTGTTTGTGAAAGTGTGCATGGGGCTATACGTTTGTTAACTGCTGCATGTCTATGTGTGAGTAATGCAGCGTATAGCTGACCTTTAGCTGAGCGCTCCACTGTTGTGGTGGTTGAGGTTTCAGTTCTCTCTGCAGGTGTTGTTCTAGTGGTGGAAGTGGGTAAACTGGTTGAGGTTATAGAGTATATCACTGGACCTAAAACACAGAAAAACCTGTTAATTTGGTTCAGTTTTCAGGTCACAATCTAttttcagaatactgtgcctcttatcacatttataaaatttGAGACTGGGGCTCTGATTGGTCCAGCAGACTACGatgttgccactatgatcaggagatcactgcttcaaatcccagttatgcagctttccatcagcaggcTGAGCCCCAAAAAAGCACAATTGGTCTCTATCTAAAATGTCAGACTAAAAGTAATCATATTTTCcagatttctgtatttatttcctctcatgcatgtgtccaccctgtaacagcaagctgcataacagggtggacacatTTGGTAAAAATCTGCAATTGATGGAAACGTGGTTGATCCAGAGCTGAAGATGTTGGATTGTTCATGACgttcttgttctgttttaaacatacattaaGATTTTCTACAATGATTTCAATTACTGTGATATTTCACTGTGACAGGGCGGACTAAATTTTCAGTTTTATCTTTGTATGGAGAACATATGAGAAATATTCATTTTCATCTTCAGTCTCTTAAATAGCAGATTTAAGATGAATGAAATCctctacacagcaaaaaggcaagtgttaaattaactcccacagggttgattttaactctttttcagggtttatatagctccacactctttggagttaaatcaacactttcaaaatagttaaacatttaacacattGCCAGAgctcctttttaactcacatttgtatttctttaacttcctaaattgttacactaacacagaacagttaaaaaatatataaatgataagaagattagtcaattgataggactttttattatttaattgttatttaggacaggttagcgtgtaattttccattgtatttcttagtacaatttactgtacaaaggatggtaacttgctcttatagcctacaacatattggctagacaaacagccattaaacaaaatataacacaatacccaatggaaggcagccctggtgggcaagatttcacaatgatggtaagttaggatctggggacacacccattatgcaaataacgtgtttaactgggcggagtttaattaaatctctgtggagttggccagtatttattgggtttagtggcattaacactgaaatattcaactctgccTCTCTCAGCCTATAGGGGTGCTGGGTCTTACCGTTGTAACATTACGCTTTTGGAATTTTGGATATTTTcaatatatacaaacatattATTTTCAGCATATTACAGATCCAAAGGTTTTAATGAATGGAATTATGTAACTTTCTACAAAGTAATGCACTTGGCCACCAAACTTCCTTCACTTCCTCCACGTTTTGGCAGCTGGTAAAGGGGAACCCTTGGGAACTTTAGACAACGTTAGGGGCCTCCAACGAAAGATCATTGTTTGGAATATTGTCAGTCGTATTTTATGATGATATTTCTTTAAAGTTTGCAAAGAAGAGCTCAAAGCACGAGCAAGCCCTGTGGGAATGGAGATGCGATTGCTCTAATGGAGCCTCGGCCTGATGCTGCATGACCACATTACGAATGTCACTGACAAAATGCGAGAAGCAAGACTATGAGGGTACGGACTCGTGGTCCGAAGTGATGAGGactctacggtggccgagaaagcccaacgcagtgcaaattgaaaagcgctgcaaaagcacaaaacacatccatcaaaattacaacacaggcgcagcaaatagaaaaacgcgctgcaaatacaaccacaacacaacggaagtgagtcacaacacaacggaattttcccgggagaccttaaaagatactgtaccagctaagctgcgtcttcagtaacgtctcggacttcactatgtgtacaaaggacaaacaaggcgttttgtgaagcagaacttttaataatatgcacacaaccgtggtaatcacaggtaataaacataacttacttttcagaagcttgtttgccacttattgtcctttgaatacagctggtacagcatcttttaaggtcccccgggaaaattctgttgtgttgtggttgtatttgcagcacgtttttctatttgcagcgcgtttttctatttgcagcgcgtttttctatttgctgcgcctgtgttgtaattttgatggatgtgttttgtgcttttgcagcgcttttcaatttgcactgcgctgggctttctcggccaccgtaggacTCAGCGGCCAGAACCACCCGCAAGGGAAGAGGCCCGACGGACGGCCAAAGAAGCGAGGGATGGATAGAATAAGAGAGGATATGCTACACACCAGCATCACCCCGAAGACACCCTGAATAAAACCAAATGGTGACAGACATCCAGACACATGGACCCCAACCCCCCTTTAATGCAACACTAAATGCGATGAAGAAGAGAATTCATGCCGAATTCAACGTTATTCATGCcctcactctaaaaagtgattctgtgttttaatcAGAGCTAAATTTATCAAGCTGAGTGAATTTACTGACCAGTacaactataaataaaataaaatgagttcagagaacttcaacttgaaaactttttatttgagCCAATgacaaaatgtgatttcaaccaacgtTTAGTTATACTACATATATCAATGCTTTTTCCACAGTGTTGGtttatacagctttcccataggctcctggcaccatttatttgcatattgggtgtggcctctcccttacttaccatctttgtggtgtctgttgcccaaagctaccttatcatAGGTATGcaacattataatatacatgttgattggcaggtctcagtgttgtagagctgtaagagtaAGTTCCtactgatcacagtatgctgactctgagctacagagttcactctttacccagttcactcttatactgctccagtattatactgtcagtattggcagttcaataataatttattaaatgtgttgagaatacctatgtacagtatatatatttactaaataaactaaattgttTAAGCCCacaaaacttgaaaaaaactgTTGAGTTAATTCAATTATATTTGTGCAAACAAAACTCAGttgagttgaataaacttaaaatgttatgtatttacaacttaactgagttaaatctaaatgataacttgactgagttaagttaagCCAATGAATattgttttacagtgtaaagactattataaatatattataaatattatatactcATCCCTACACTACACCCTGTTATTTTTCTATACTGTGTAaattatttagatagatagatagatagatagatagatagatagatagatagatagatagatagatagatagatagatagatagatagatagatagacactttattgatccccgaggggaaattccagAAAACATTACAAActacttttaattacttttaataatattcagtacTTTAATAATTTCCTGAATCGATGTAGCTGCTATGATACATGGATTTGCTTTAATGCTCAGCCTTATAAAGTATGTTAGTAACGTAAACAGCATATGAATTGTTAATTATTGAGAAATAACGCTTTATTTTCACACTTACAGTTTCCATTCACGATCAGCTCCACTGTAGATCCATCACAGTAGTATCTTCCAGCATCTGACTGAGAGACTTTGTGTATAATCAGTACTATATCAGCTCCTGAACGGTAACGTTTCTCTGGAGCAGACATGTGTCTGGTTATCTCTCCGTTGTGAGTGGTCagaatattctctctctctccgttggTTTCTCTGCTCCAGGTCACTTTACCTTTAGTGAGTTTTCCACAGGGAAGAGTTGcacgttctctctctttcacactcacacactgaaactctgtaataaagaaacaaatacatataaattaaATACACTTATATTAAATACTGTGGTAGAAAATACACTCTAAttacactcactgacaaaaaaatatCACAGAGATAGTATTTTGTACCACTTACAATCTCTGCCACTTGCAGAGATTCTCTAATTTTatgatgatattatgggctgtagatgatGAAATCCCCAAATTCCTTGCAGTTGCACGTTGAGAAACGTCAGTTGTTCTTAAAACTGTTGGACTATTTTGCTCAAGCAGCCTGTTCACAAAGTGGTGAACGTCACCTCGTCCTCGCTGCCAGTTAACTTTTTTACAACGTGTTGCAGAATCAAatttaaaatgagtaaatatttgtaaaaaacaataaaggtttaaataaatatcttataaaaatatataaatgtctgTATagcaaatacaattaaatatatgtaaaaaaaaaagatttgcaaatattcgttttctgtttttatttatttatttatatatttattgttttacacAATGTCCCAAATTCTCTGGAATTGGGGTTGTGTATTTTGTTAGTTTTCCAGTCAAGTGCTGCTTAAAtgcagtggagctcctgtgttttctgttaccaagataaacaagcaaaactccagaaatgtacctgaacacacctcatttccagaacaccacacccatcagtgtagatatattttttGTAGCTCAAGGCATTAAAAAGGACTGTTGATGTGGTGTAAGATATAAATATACATTGCGACGCATCTTGCGCTTTTGAGAACGATACattctaatatattatattattatattatatactcgATTATAGTAAAGGTAGACATCATATCACCCATATATCCCTATAGATCAGTAGATCAGTAAGTGTAGAGTGAAGAGTACTCACCACTACTGACCAGCAGAACCCGTCCACACAGCAGGAGAACCCAGAGGAACCCAGAACCCTCCATCACCATCAGACCAGCGTGagaaacagaagagagagaaagagaggaggattaaAATACCACGGAAAACAGAGATAGAGATCGACCACAGAAACTTCCTGCAGAGGAGGGTAAGTGTAAGAGGGTTGAAACCACCCATACTTCTCTTCTTCACAGAAACTGGACCTTATTTTCCACCAATCAGCATCTAAATATAAACCGCTATCTGCTATTAATGTGCAGTCAGACGAGATCGGATTACACTCAGATTTTACTTCATCAAATCTAAAGACCCTGATGAAAGCGTCTCAGTGGGTGATATATGAGATGGTGGAAGAATAAAATATAGCAGAAAGTAAAGACAGGAAATGACCACAGAGTAAACAAACTTTTTCTGCATGAGTGTGGGTGTGAACATGTTAAACACTAACACCCATCTCGTCCCCACAGAAAAAGGACATATatatggagtgggaagatggagcgGGAAGAtaggggcgatggagtgggaagatgggggggcgttggagtgggaagatggtggCAATGGGAGACAAGAGGAGTAGGGAGGACAGaggaataggagagagagagaggaggaggagtggccaCGCTCGAGCACCGCCATACAAGACTGCAGGGAGCCGGCACCCACGGCCCGCCAGCGGGCCCGGCGGAAGAACACAGGTTAGAagggaaaacaggaaaaaaacggGCTGCGGGAGCCAGCGGCGCGGCCACCGGGAGCGGCAGCGGTAACGCCGCCAGCGGCGCGGCCACCGGGAGCGTCAACGGTAACGGCGTGGGTGCCGGCAGCGGCAGCAGTAACGGCGTGGGTGCCGGCAGCGGCAGCAGTACCGGCGTGGGTGCCGGCAGAGGCAGCAGTAACGGCGTGGtgagagaggtgagagagagaaagaagtccgAGGGAACCTTTCGGTAGCGGCCAGACCGGGCTGAGGAGCCAGGGTGGGCCGAGGAGTCAGGAGAACAGACACCAGCCGGCAGCAGTGGTAGTAGAGGAGCAGGTGTGGACGAGAACAGCCGGTCGTGCGAGGTCGGACGCCAGCCGCAGGAGACATAGAGGCGGAGTACCATCGTGGAGCAGGTAAGGAGCGGGAGTTAACGCCGCAGGCGAGGCTGATCAACTGCGAGGCTGTTCAATCGCGGGGTCGTTCaactgcgaggttgttcaacgagcatgtagagaggaagtgacgatttaaatagggaaggaagagGGAgaagtgagggcgtggatcaactcccaaaacttagttatggatacataactccactacGCATGCAAAAggaatttaaaagcattttttttttgagaaactgAGAATGAACATGACAACTATGTAtaaaagttactccaacaaaattaaatatcaaaatttATGTATAGATATTTaacttctctgcatatctctgtattcagagtacattaaaaataaaacactctctatgattataattagttaattaatcattttaatgtttttttttttatgtttttatcttaCAAGCTGTCCGTGACCCacgtttgggtcccaaaactcaCTAGTTGAGAATCCCTGTTTTACAATCTTATCAGCAAATAGTTGATAGAAATGATACAAAACTTcatgggtcctattttagtgatctacaggtgAGTCATCAACCATGCACCATGAAGCATGACTtcaggtgtgtcagtgtgtctttgctattgtaacaatgagaaaagtacaccttggaaGTCTCGTAACGAGCAAAAgaaggcatgttctaattctcttaattaatcatgggtgtgggtAATTTTGGGCGTagcatgaaataaaacaatcagcgtGTCTCTTGTTACATTCTCGTTACATTACTTATTTTGtaaagttttatacatttttgtttctactgaatgtatgaaacaCTTATTTATAGCacattaaattttaaaattgttGCAGTAGTTTTAGCTTTACGCTACTGCAGCAAGTTTGGATAAATGTTAATGGGCTGATCACAGACAACAACGAAACAGCTTACTGGGAGGAGGGCCAGCATCTGACGGAATGGTGTCAGCACAATAACCTGAACTTGAATACAACCAAAACTAAAGAAATCATAATAGACTTCAGAAGATCAAAACGCACAGAGCACTTTCCCCTCTACATTCATGCCAAAGAGGTAGAGAGTTCCTTGGGGCCTACCTCTCTGCTGACCTTACTTGGACCACACATATTTCCCACCAAGTGGGAAAGGCCCAACAAAGACTGTACTTCCTGAGGAAGTTAAAGCATGCTGACCTTCCTCAACAGCTGCTAATCAATTTCTATCGATCAGCGATAGAGAGTCTCCTGATCTACTGCTGCACAGTGTGGTTTAACAGCTGCACACAAGAGAACAGGAAGGCCCTCCAACAGGTAGTAAAGGCAGCAGAGTGCATCATCGGCAAGACGCTACCAAACATTAGAGATATTTACACTGGCCAACTTCAAAGGAAGGCCAGCTGTATTTCAAAGGACCCCACACACCCGGTTTCCCCCCACTGTTCTCCCCCCTGCCCTCTGAAAAAGGATACAGGACAATCAAAACCAAAACAGAATCAAAAACAGTTTTTATCCACAGGCAGTCAAACTCATTTCTCCCATCTTCACTATATAGGTCCTTGGTGTAAGCTGTACTTGCatattgcacactgcactttatattgcactatattttgATACTGCTATTTATATAAATCTTTGTCTGTTTAATTGCTGCTGCCAAGCGAGAGATGCTAAatgatattttgttgttttcttttaagCAATGACAATAAaccgattctgattctgattctggttCTGATCGCATTAAagaaaattaacaaataaaaatacaataatacacaTTTCATTCATTTGCTGGGTTTGTGGACTTCAATTTTATTCTCAGATACTCTgattacaggatgctgcccacaggacactgctcacaggatgctgatTACAAGATACTgattacaggatgctgcctacaagacACTGATTACAGGATGCTGATTACAAGAGACTGATTACAGGATGCTGATTACAGGATGCTGATTACAGGATGCTGCCTGAAGGATGCTGATTACAAGATGCTGATTACAGGATGCTGCCTGTAGGaatctgcctacaggacactgcccactggATGTTAATTACAGAATGctggccacaggatgctgcctgcaCGATTATGCCTACCAGtaactgcccacaggatgctgattACAAGATATTGATTActgaatgctgcccacaggacgctaaTTACAGGATGCTGATTAAAAGGCACTGattacaggacgctgcccacaggagaCTGGCTACAGGTCACTAtctacagaatgctgcccacaggatgctgattACAAGATATTGATTACtgaatgctgcctacaggacattcCCCACAGTTCACTGCCCACAGGTTGCTGATTACAAAATGCTGAtaacaggacgctgcccacaggacgctgatTACAGGATGCTGATTAAAAGACACTGGCTACAGAATGCTgattacaggacactgcccacaggatgctaatTACAAGACACTGATTACAGGATGCTGCCCGCTAGATTCTACAAACAGGACACTGCCCCAGGACAATgtctacaggacgctgcccacaggatgctgcctataataataataataataataataataataataataataatagctgctctgtggtggttttctatttGTGAGTCCTGAgtgttgaagaacagggtgaaaaaggataataataataaagtactgtactgtatttaaagaaACACAGGAAGCAGATTTTCACAGCTGAACTTTATTATGTTAATGAGTTTAAACATGCTAATGGATCTCGTATACAGGCCAGAACACTTCAGATCTTCTTTCTGGAGAAATAGCAACACAGCAACAACGCCAACACCTTCACAACCAGGCAGCTTCCTGATACTATCAGTACCACCACCTTCAGTACATCTGAAACGAGAACACACCATCACTACACTGACATCACCTACACCTGCTCACTGTTACTCTCTTAATATAAGTGACTTTACCTCTTAAACCTCTTACATCTACAGACTATAAAACTGTATATAATGAGTAAATAGAAAATTCAGTTTACCTGGGAGACATTCTTCTGTCGTAGATTCACCTACAAAACACAGAGTCTGGAAATTAACGATCGATCAAAAAACTGATTCTGtttctacagtgtaaatagtgtaaTAATTTTACAGTGATAAGCTGGGCTAGGCAATGGCAAAAAGGgtgaaataaatgtgaaaaattattcatttaaaatacttctgtagaagttaaagtatcaattccatctttttactctttaagtcaaatgatgagaagccggaattaaAACAAGTTGAAATGAAATGGGAGTAACAAGgctagttttaaaatgtaagaagtagaaagttcagataacgtgaaatgtgaaaatgtaaaataattactccagtaaagtatagataacctacatttctacttaagtaatgtgACTTGAATTTAAACAAAGTTTTAATTAAgtcattttaaaaaatacttaccatTTCCTATTAGAGTCAGTTCCACTGTTTCTCCATTACAGTAGTATCTTCCAGCGTCTGACTGTGAGACTCTGTGTATATTCAGCCATAGATTTCCTCCAGAACCGTAACGTCCATCTGATCCAGCGGAGTATCGGGTCACCTgtccattattattattcagaataTCGACTTTCTGT is a genomic window containing:
- the LOC125790026 gene encoding uncharacterized protein LOC125790026; protein product: MSAPEKRYRSGADIVLIIHKVSQSDAGRYYCDGSTVELIVNGNCPVIYSITSTSLPTSTTRTTPAERTETSTTTTVERSAKGPVIYSTTSTSLPTSTTRTTPAERTETSTTTTVERSAKEFWMVFVAVGSVLLLLALASLLSTKCFPKKNAEEDDVPSGDVYTTTEYVNIIKS